The DNA sequence TCTTGATATGAAAGCTATCATTACAGATTGCTGTTCTCGGAGGAGTAGAGTATATAGCCTGTGATATCTACCCAATACCTAACTTGGTCCTCCATGGTCCAGGTAACAGTTTTTTGTTATGCATTACACGTTCATATGCTGTTTCATGCTTGTCTGAAGATGCCCCTGCATGGGCAAACCATTGCATGCTATGGTTCttgaaactttaataaaaatattttaaaagaaaatagAACTGACCCGAAAACCATTTAGTTTAATTTTAATTCATAGTGCTCTGCAGTTCTTTTATCATAgattaaatgtatttgtaaaaaaacaaaataaaaaagtatttaatcatatatatatatatacacatacacacacatacacacacacgtacatctccaaaaattagaatagaatcaagaaagttaatttatttcagtaattcaattcaaaaagtgaaacatatattacatagattcattacacacagagtgatatatttcaagcatttatttcttttaattttgatgattatggtttacagctagtgaGATAGACCTGTAAATTATATACATCTATAACTCTGTGACTCTATAACAAGTGTGTGAAAAAGAATGAGAGACAGGCATTTACCCTTTCcagaaaaagaaaaaccacagatATTCCCCATAATCAGTTTTCTTTTAAAAAGCTCTATGCATTCCCTTTAAAAGTGACTTGGTCACCTTGATACAACAATAAAAGCACAGGTTCCCTGGAAAAGAAGTCTCTTAAAGCCCAATTAAAGATTCTTATTTTCTTTCTATAAATGCAGTTGGGCTGCATAAACAGTAAAATGtggttttttcctttgtttttaggGAGCACTGTTGACTGAAGTACAATGCAGGCGGCTTATCTGACCACTAGAGACTCCACTGCTGTGGCCTGTGTTGCGCAGTGGTCCAGCTCTCCAGCCAGCACAGAGTATTTTAATCCTAGCCGCAACAAGTAGTACAGTAATAAAGAAAACAGAAAGGTGCTCAAATTCATTAATGCCTATGTAGTTTGACTGCGTTACAGTTCTAATATAGGAAACTTCAATTGGGCTTTATTACCCATGTGCTCCGTTGATAATCTCTTATGTATTCTGGGGGTACTGTTTCCTGAAGGATCTTATACATCGGATATCTGCGGTGTGTTTCCTCTCACCAGCCCCTACGTCATTATGGGACACAGGAACGATGTGAGGACCAGCAAAAGGAACCACGAAGCACTACCAGAAGCGTCAGATTTCCTTCAGGAAACGGAATCTCAGCGGCACTGTAAACCCAGGGAACACTGGGACTTGTAGCCTTTCCATCGGGCAATACAATTACCATCCCCACAACAAATGAACCTCCGGTCTTTAAGAGGTTTCTGTTACCAGGAGGCGAGGCAGGGTTTCTGATCATATGACTGCCGTTATtagctgtcacagcagtcacatgatcagaaagctcccgatcgcaaataGAGATCGGAAGCTCTCCGTTAGCCACCAGCAACTGTGCCAAGAGCATGCATAGCGTGTGCTCTCGGCACATCTTTGTTTACATTCTGGTACGCATATATGCAGCCGCTCTGCGTTAAGGCTCTCttgccgagaggccacatatatgcgtacccctggcatgaagtggttaatacaattgTTATGACACACAAACATAACAAGTAATAATGTATATCATTATGGATATGTATTTCATATACATAAGGTTATAGTGAAGTGtgcttttttttcaatatttcaaTTTTTCTGCACTTAACCAGGGAAACGTCActataaacccaagaacaaaaaagtgtaaaatattgCAACTCATTCAGGCTTATCCGATCCAAtcgttagatgtgatggctgcaatagttttGTTTTTATCAGGGTGCTcactaagcgccggttcacattagaagcggcacgacttgtaggtcgcctcaccgaggcgacctgcacacgactgccgcggcgacttgcaagacaacttctgtatagaagtctatgcaagtcgcccccaaagtagtacaggaacctttcttctaagtcggagcgacttgcgtcgctccgattagaacggttccattgtacagaacgggaggcgacttgtcaggcggctaggtcgcctgacaagtcgcccccgtgtgaaccggctctaacagtATTGTTTTGATTTCAGGTAAACAGAacttctcttcctcttctccataacatgggGGGGTTCTGCAGTCCACAGAGATAGCTGGGAGCACTGTAACTTATAGCTCTGTGCAGCACAGGAAGTTACATCTCACTAACTGTGCAGCACAGGTATAGAACACAGGAAGTTACAGCTTGCAAGATTTATGACAGGATCAACGTAAATGTTTTATACTAATCAAAAAGATATGACAAAacaatagtatatttaacagaccaaaaggaagaaAATTAGAGAagatcattgttagggtttacactaTAGGAAAAACACTAAGGGATCATACACTGGATTTCAGCAGCAAGAATcagtagattcttgtgatcagcaTGACAGGTACATATAAATAGCGGTAGCTGCTCGGCCTATATAAGCTGACAAGCACAATAAAGCCGCAAACCACAGCTGAAGTTAGGGACGTATTTCCGAACCTGGGCACAGTCAACCACAGGTAACTGCTTGGTTTGCAGCTATATTTGCGAACAGCGGTGGCTGCTGTCAGCTTGTTACTAGTTTATATAGGCTGAGCAGCCTCCACCATTTGCATGCACCTGTCATTCTGGTCGCAAGAATCTGATGATTCTTGCCACTGGAATCCAGTGTATGCAGCTAAATGGCTGTGCGAAGGAAGCCTTAAAAAACAGTGTAGCCCAAAACTGCCAAACAAAGTAATGAAAATGAGTTTAACATTTAAGCAAGGTGTGGTAAATTGATTGAACAATGACATATAAAAATTTAGCAATCATTTCTTATAAACAGGAATCCTTCAGATTAATTGCACTAAGCTACCACACAGTACAAGAGCTTACAACTTCTCTTTGTGTATCTGTATACAACTCTCCTCCACATATAGTACGGCGTGAAGGGGCTCGGTTAAGGTGTAGAGGTGTCTGATCGGGTCACACAGCTCATAAAAGGATAGCTCCCCAGCTTCATAATCCAGGTATACCCTGAACCTCTTAATGGTAATTCCAGATAGATGTTCCAGACGAAAGTCATAATTACTATAAAACCTCATCAAACACCAGGACTTGTTATTAAATCCAATCCGTGAAAAAGGTACTATTCTGTCCATGCTGGGATAGCACATTCCTATCCCCCACTGATATTCTTTTAGGATCTCCACCTCCCAGTAATGTCGCCCTGAGGAACATGTCCTAGTGCTAACACCTGAGGGAGCTGCTGGAATCTGTTAGGGAATCATGGGCGAATCTGCTTTTTACGGGTCCAGGATGCAGTTTTCATGTCATCTGATATGCAGTTTTTTACCTGCTGTGTTTACATCAAGTAATAGGTTGGCGCGTTCTGGTGTACAAAAGCAAAGATCCACAACTTTCTTTAGATCAGTCCAACTTTTGTGTAAAACTCTTTTGATCAGAGCCTGATCTATTTAGCGTTGATCAGGGTGATGAAAACCAAGCTTCTGAAACATCTCTCTGTCCTTTTCCCACTCCAAGGCAACCGTGTTTGATGTTTTGCCTGATGTTTGTACGTGAGTCAGCGGATCAGTAATGTCACACTGCTTTTCGAACGGTTGTCCCTTCCTGGACAGTCTGTCGTGCCTTATTTCCAGGTATTGGATCACCTCACTGAATGAGCATACGTAGCCTGCTCTTGTTGTCTGGCAATTTTCCTCTGGACTTTATTCTCCAGATCTCGCAATTGTCTCCTGATGTCTTTAAACACAATAGTCAATCTCTATGTTTTAGTAACTACGCTTTTCCTTAATCTTCCAAGGTCATCTTGAAGATCCTTTATTAACTCTtcatttccttccttttctttctaAGGCTCCAGTCAACGGGTCCATGCAATATCTTCTGTTCCTTATACAACATACATGGACAATCACAAGGCTGGTCCTTATCAAAATACAAGAGCCACACCCAGGTAGCCATTTGTATGCTGAAGCAAATATACCTAATATGGAAATGTAGTCACAGCATTTAAGATGTAGcctactataaaaatatatatatttattacacactgTGTCCACACGTATATACAGactgtaaactgtttttttttatgatttgggaTAGAATTTTGATTCTGTTAGATTTTTATTGCTGCACGATATCCAATCACTTTCTTTTCAGTTGACCACCCACCTTGTGCCTTTACAGTCATGTTACTCTGTGAGTTTGATACCGTAATAGGAATCAGGAATTAAAGGTCCACCATATGTACAACACTCCTCAGCTGAAAAAAATCTCTCTGACATATTTTAAGGGGTCGTCCTCTTCATCAGATAGAGTCTCGGGCAGGTTGGTGGTGTTTGACAACTTTTTTGGAGGTGATGGTGTCAATTTTGGGCTTTGGGTTCCTTCTGAAGAAGTCTGAGGTTTCTCGTCTCTGTTCTTGCAGGATTCCGCCTCATCTCTTTCTATAACAGTTTCCGCATCACCGCCCTGCTCCTTTTTACTCTAAAGTAGAAACAAAATTACAGTTGCCATTAGGGCAGTGTAGAATTTCTTTTCTGCCTTTCTGCTATCAAAGTTAGGTGAATTTATCAAAATTGGAGCAGCCAGAACCTGGAGCAGCAGTGCACAGCAACCCATCAGCTTCTACCTtatattttcaaagcttaatgtgGAAGTAAAGGCTACatagtacactgctgctctctcctcctatctatGATATATACTGCTGGCAAAAAAAGATGTTtgtagatacttttttttttaatccgctcCAGTCCGATCACGTGATACATGAGCTCTGCCTACCCTGTGTCCTGTacaggctgctgcaggggagaggagggattgCTGACATTGGAGGAGCAATGGAAACTGGTTGGTGATGTCTGGCTCTCATGACATAGGGGAGCTGGAGAGTATGtatcacatgactggactggagcagattaaaaaaaggtatttacacacATCTTTTTTTACCAGCAGTATACAGCAAATGTAGAAGAAGGGGGGTGGAGAAGCATTTTTAAGCAGACGTATATATagtctttactttcactttaaaatgaacaagctgaagatacaaGCTGACTTATTGCCACGTACAGCTACTCTGGTGTCTGCCTGCTCCTGTTTTGATAACTTCCCTCCAATGTATGATTCCTTAAACATCTAAAAGGGTTGttcattctattattttttttaaggacCCGGGTTCCTATACTGTTAGAATCAGCAACAATCTTCAATAAGATTATACAACAAATTACCTTGTTTTGCACATTCAATCCCCCTGTAAATATTGATGGTATTATAATATTAAACAGGCCTAAccctgctgctgtcactcaaatgaTGCTCTGCTGTATATAATCactattatttttttaagtttgaGCCTCACTAAACAGCCTGTCATTTATCTCACGAGAGGTCATAGATGCAGACAGTAGGAGCTTACTCACAGCAGAGCACTGAATCGTGCCAGCAGAGTCACCTCTTCCACCCTGCACACATTTTGATCAGCTCCtgctttgtttaaatttttttgtgcACAATGATCACACTAATGCGACTGACACTGCATatgatacagtttgtatggctgaaatcacatcacatcgcattcgcaccaaaatggtgcaggacccttttttttatgtccgcactggaatcggatagcATGGGTGTTCAGACCTATGCGATCAGATTCCATAGTTTGCACTGCGGTCTGCGAACCCATTTGGGGGTGTcaataactttatattgacacccgcagcaggtCAGAGAGCGCAGTGTGAATTGCCTGCAATTcgaatgcgatgcgggaacccgacccgcacaggaatcaccatggttcccgcatcacaccagtgtgaaccttgCCGTACTCTGCTTCAACTGACACTTCTGTTTTATTACTTTATGGATGCACAGATAAGAATTCGTTGATCTTGACTGAAATCATAACATTTGCTAAGAAGCTGCAGACTCCTCTTGTCTGCCTACACAGTAGCAAGGAATGGGGTGATACAGACAGGAATGGAAACTTCCAGGAAATGATCAGATTCCTTCTAAAGGGCCACAACATGGCAAAagaaaaactacatttttttttttaaagagtgggGAAACATGCAAATGCTTTTTATCCTGTACTGCTGCAAAGCTTTCATTTCAAAAGTGAGGTCTGGCGTCAGTGCTTCTTTAACCAATTTTCTACAggagcaattttttttaatttttttgcacacttTTCACAATCTGAATTTTTTGCTGTAAAATTAAATTaaggtatatattttctgaaaccagGGGCAGTTGCAATATTTTTATGTCGCACATTAATTGCGCCAACTTTTTatcaaatgcatttttattttttttaggaacaaATAAACTAAAATGAATTTGAGTGCAAACACAATTTAATACccaatttttgttaaaatataaaagatgggggggggcgcatgcgcgaagccGTCCCAGCAAGGCACGCTGGCTTAGAGCTCCATGACTCCCGCGATTATACAGCCCAATAGCCATGCTACCCCATCCCGCTGCTGGGTCACAGTTACCGTGGCAACCTCCCGAGACTGTCACAGATCTACAGTCCACCATTACTGCGTTATTCCAAGAACTGGCACCATCAATTCCAATATAGCGACTTGAAATGGATAAGATCATCGCACTCTGGCACCGCGTACTGAAGACGGCCCCCCTCACGACATTGTTGTAAAGCTCCGTTTTTTCCGAGCCAAAGAACAATTGCTGACAGCATTGCGTCACAGACAATCGCTGGAGTTCCAGGGCCACCATTACCAGATCTTTCATGACCTATCCCAAGCAACGCTGGCGAAACGGAAAGCCATGAAACCTCTCCTTCAGATTCTACATAAACAACGCATTGCCTATTGCTGGGGATTTCTATTTTCCATTCGCTTCTCATACAAAGATTTATCTCACCAGTGCAAGTACAGCCGAGGATCTCCAATCAACACTCCAAGAACTCCTGATGCCTTAGGACCCCGCTGCTATAGGATGCTGCCGCAGATCTGCCTCTCATTCTCCCAGGAAGCCCCAAGCTTCCTCCGACCTGAAAGAATCCTCAAGCATCCATAAACGTGGACGATTTGCCTCACCCGTACCTGCCCATGAAGACTCCATGGACTGACCACCTACCCACAAACAGATGTCACTTTCCACCTCCACCTTGGAGCGTCCTTCCGGGACTTCCACCCTACCGTAACTATACCCTGAAACCTTAGAACTACTTACCATACTCAGTTTCTTGTTTTATTGTTCACAATATTAAAATTGCCTGAATCACCATGTCCATTTTTGAACACGGTGCCTCACGCTTAGTCCTTGAGCCACTTAGTTTATATGGTTTCTGCTAGTTAAATGTTGTTCTTTGCCTTTTTTACAGGTACTTCTGCCTCCCACCATACTTACTGCCTGGGCTGGATTGAGGGCATTTATTCCTGGCCCATGCAGCAAGACCTACCCTGAGCTTTAATGCGTTCTCTTTGTTCATGGAATGCTACCAGATGCCATATATGGCACCTTATTTCTTTACTGATGACCCATTATCAGCTATGTTCTAGTGGACCCATAGGTCTCCTACAACACTCCATTATCAGGTTCCACATACTCAACTATTTGCCTATCCCATTATGAGGGCTGTAGATCTCTCAGAGACTGTTCACTGCTGCCCACTCCAAGTCCACGAGTACCCTACTAGGAAATCTCATGGACCCATTTTTTGCCCTTGGTGACCAACCGGAGCATATCTTTCCTCTTAGACGCCTGAAGAGAACTGAACCCTGCACGGCGCCAGTACACCCACTACTCGCATCCACAAAGTATTTTCACGTATAGACCACATCTTCCTCACAGTCGGCTCCTCTCCTCCTGGCCTCTTCTATCGTCCCTTACACCTGGACGGACCATAGTGCGGTACTTGTGTCACTTTCCTCTCTCATCCCTAGGCCAACTCACACCGCCTGGTATATCAATGATAGTTTTCTGGCTAACCCCACCCATCGATTGGACATTGAAACAGCAATCAAAGATTACGTAGCAAATAACAAGTCCACTCACATATCTCCGCTAActttatgggaagcccataaaccagtCAGAGGGGTTTGTATCAGTCAGGCTTCCCACCTACGCAAGGAGAAATGTTTACAACACAAACTTTGGAAGATACCTTCTTTAAAGCCTTGGCGACTTTCCAATCTTCTCCCTCTTCTGACAACCAAAACATTCTCGAAAAAGCACGCCTTGAACTggacctttttttgacacaggaggcTGAAAAAACCCTGCGAAAAACTAAGCAGGCCTTCTAAATGAAGGCAAACAAACCTGATACCTTCTTGGCCCTAGCGTTCCGTAGAGCCGAACATACCCCAAAACCCATTAAAAACTTAAATTACCGTATATGCTGACACATATTTCGGCAACCCCCTAAAAATTATAAGGGAATTCCGCAGACGCCTCACTGACCTCTACCGAGACCCCAAAACCTATGACCAAGCCCTCCTCTCCTTCTTACGAATGCCCGCTCTCAACTCTGAGCATCGTGAAAACCTTGACAGGCCAATCACAGCGGAAGAAATACTCTTAGCAATCAAATCCTTAAAGCTGCGCACACATCCAGGTCCAGACGGCCAATCCGCAACCTACTATAAGAAATTTTCTGATCTTCTCTCCCCCCTTCTAGTAGATGCATATAATGCCCTCTTGGATGGCCACTCCTTTCGCACAGAATCCCTAACGGCAGCTAAATCTGATACCCAAACCCCACCACTGATGACTCTACCTGGTCTAACTTTAGACCCATTTCGATCCTCAACTTAAATGTCAAAATCCTGGCAAAAATCCTGTCCACCTGTCTTAATCCCTACATAGGCTCCTTAATACACAGAGACCAGGTTGGGTTCATTCCTGCTCGCAAAGCAGGCGATAACATTTGACGCGCAACGATTCTGCCTCATGCTGCTCGCACACGCCATATCCCATCCTGCTTTATCTCCCTAGATTTTCGCAAGGCCTTTGACATGCTTTCATGGCCTTACTTGAACTTTATCTTACGTCGATGGGGGTTTGGCAAGCACTTTCTGTAGTGGACTTCAGCTTTATATTCGAACCCCAAAGCTTTTGTCTCATATGCTGGCTTTCGCTCAGATCCCTTCCCCATAGAGCAGGGCACAGGACAGGGTTGCCTACTCTCCCCACTTCTCTTTGCCctggctattgagcccctagcCCTCCTTATACGCTCGAATCCCAACATCCAAGTCCTAGAACTGGGGGGTCACCAGCATAAGCTCTGCCTTTTTGCGGACAATATCCTTATTTTCATGACCTCCCTCTGATCTCAGCCCCCAACTTGTTAGACACGCCCTCTATTTTTGGCCAAATTTCTGGCCCTGAAGTCGACAGCCCTCAACAAATCTATGCCAAATTTTCTCCAATCCCACCTCAGTGAGGTCCTCCCCTTTCCTTGGGCAAACAAACATATCCCCTATGTAGGCATCAAACTAACCGCCAATCCCTCTGACCTTTATACTGCTAACTAaccctcccccatgctctcccacATCACATCCCTTATGTCCAAATGGACCCTGCTACCAATATCCTGGATGAGCCGAATCACTGTTGAAGATGTCCATCCTCCCGAAACTCCTCTACCTATTCCGTGTATTCCCTATCACGGTACCTTCACACCGCTTGAGAATTCTGAAACGCCGAACTTCCTCCTTTATTTGGAACAAACTGAGACCCCGCATACCTAAACCCACTTTGTACACCCCTAAAATAAGGGGAGGACCACGGAGtaccacatttttttaaatactactATGCTGCAAAGCTAGCTCAGCTCAAGAAGTACCATGCCACTGTAGAAACCCCGTTATGGGTAGCAATAGAGTCCATGGACTGTGATCCTCTCTCAACAGCCACTTTCCTCTGATTGGCCCCAATCCACCGCAGATCTTTTACCAACCCGATGATAAGACATAGCCTTGTTTTCTGGGATAGGCTTAAAAGTTGATTTGGTCTCCAATCTCCTCAAAACCCCTTACTCTTTTCTCTGCAACCCCTTTTTTTACCCAGCTTGGTCCTCCCGGACCTAATTTTCGAGCCTGGACTAGAGCTGGCCTCATTAGAGCCCATCAGTTCTTCACGTTTAGCTCTTTCAAGCCCTTCCGGACCCTATGTGAGACACACGACATACCCTCTTCAGAACTGTTCCGATTTCTACAAATCAAACATTTCCTTATGCCGTGTACCCCCTCTGACCCCTCAGACTCAGGTTTTACCCATTTGAACGGGCATGTAAGTCTGACCCAAACAAGTGTGGATTAATCTCGGAGCTCTACACTTTACTAGTAGGCTGATACCGCAAAGCCCCCCCATTTACGTTAGCAGATGAGAGAGAGATTTAAACCTCACACTTGACCACGCAGATTGCTCCTCTATCTGGCAGGCGACTAAATCTTCCTCCCCCAACATAGCCGCCTTGGAAATGAACTATAAGGTGCTTACCAGGTGGTACCTGGTCCCTTCCAGGATACACAAATTCCTCCCTCAATATTCACCACACTGGTTCCGCGGATGTAGTGTAGATGGAACACACCTTCACATATGGCGGGATTGTCCTATCACACAAACCTTCTGGTCGTAGATTTTCTCCATCCTATCAAAGCTGTTTAATACATCCCTATCACCTGATCCCACTGTAACCCTCCTGAACTACAAGCCCAAGACCCTGACCCACTGTCAATTTAAGCTTCTGCTATACGTCACAACAGCTGCCAAACAGACCATAGCAAAAGCCTGAAAATCCCCCTCCCTCTGTGTACTCGCAACCAAGCATAGACAGAACAAAATGGATGCCTAGCATAACCTTTCATCACCCAAGCgctgatccatgctaaaattgaagCAACTTTATTAAATAAAATTCCAAAATCCGAGAATCCCTTGAGTGACCCATTTCTTACCCACAGGTTTCGACGAAACCCTATTACGCCCATAGCCCTGATACCATACTCTCCTCGCCTCACCCTTAGAGTCTGCCTTCCACCTCTCCTACCCCATTACCCTCCCCCCTCAACTCTTActctctgtcccccccctttttttttatcttctctcTCCCGTAGCCTCCTCACCCCTGCTCGGAATCTGCACTAAACAATCCCCACACATGCCCACATATTCTATCTTAGACTACAGTCTCCCAAATATCTTAAGTTCTTTACTACTCTCCTTAACCAGGGAGCCCCATTGCTACCCTCAAAAATAACGATTGGGCACACCACGGAGAGTATAGGCTGAAACCCTCCTCTCCCCAAAATTCCCCACCCCTACAGTTAATGTGTTCTATACCCGTATCATACTCCCTCACCTCGTAGTAATTTGAAATAGACCATTCCTCCTTGCTTTCCCTTATTTGACCACTGGCCTTCTGTGATTGTCTTTGAATGTTAATTAATGACACATTACACCTGCTTTATCCCAAAGACTATGTCAGTGCTGCTCCCCCTTCTATTTTGAAATCTATTGTTCCATTCTTATTAGTTGTTCACATAAATACTCAATGTCTAGAAGTATTGCCTTCCCCTCATGGCGCAGTCTGCTCCCAGTAGGGGTGCTTGAGGATGTTAGGCAATACTCCACACTTTACACTCTGCCTCtggcatatacacacacacacatatatatatatatatatatatatatatatatatatatatatatatatatatatatatatatatatgtatatatatgtatgtatgtatgtatatatatatatatatatatatatatacagtaaggtccataaatatttggacatcatcacaattctaatcattttggctctatacaccaccacaatggatttgaaatgaaacgtacaaaatgtgctttaactgcagactttcagctttaatttgagggtatttacatccaaatcaagtgaatggtgtaggaattacaacagtttgtatatgtgcctcccactttttaagggaccaaaagtaatgggacaattggctgctcagctgttccatggccaggtgtgtgttattccctcactcccatcccatttacaaggagcagataaaaaggtccagagttcatttcaagtgtgctatttgcatttggaatctgttgctgtcaatatgagatccaaagagctgtcactatcagtgaagcaagccatcattaggctgaaaaaagaaaaacaaacccatcagagagatagcaaaaacattggatgtggccaaatcaactgtttggaatatccttaaaaagaaagaacgcaccggtgagctcagcaacaccaaaagacccgggagaccacggaaaacaactgtggtggaagaattctttccctggtgaagaaaacacccttcacaacagttggccaagacaagaacactctccaagaggtaggtgtatgcatgtcaaagtcaacaatcaagagaagaattCACCAGAGggcatacagagggttcaccacaagatgtaaaccattggttagccttaaaaacaggaaggccagattagagtttgccaaacaacatctaaaaaagccttcacagttctggaacaacatcctatggacagatgagacaaaaatcaacttgtgccagagtgaagagtatggagaaggaaaggaactgctcatgatccaaagcataccacctcatcagtgaagcatggtggtggtagcgtcatggcgtgagcatgtatggctgccaacggaactggttctcttgtatttattgatgatgtgactgctgacaaaagcatcaagatgaattctgaagtgtttcgggaaatattatctgctcatattcagcaaaatgcttcagaactcattggacggcacttcacagtgcagatggacaatgacccgaagcatactgcgaaagcaaccaaagggttttttaaggaaagaagtggaatgttatgcaatggccaagtcaatcacttgacctgaatccgattgagcatgcatttcacttgctgaagacaaaactgaagggaaaatgccccaagaacaagcaggaacttaagacagttgcagtagaggcctggcagagcatcaccagggatgaaacccagtgtctggtgatgtctatgcattccagacttcaggctgtaattgactgcaaaggatttgcaaccaagtattaaaaagtgaaagtttgatggatgatttggatgtaaataccctcaaattaaagctgaaagtctgcagttaaagcacatcttgttcatttcattttaaatccattgtggtggtgtatagaaccaagaagattagaattgtgttgatgccccaatatttatggacctgactatat is a window from the Aquarana catesbeiana isolate 2022-GZ linkage group LG03, ASM4218655v1, whole genome shotgun sequence genome containing:
- the CYREN gene encoding cell cycle regulator of non-homologous end joining, giving the protein MDGDESKAKKRVLPQWMTEDKVDTKKPFSRNVKRKKYRSPRKSTVYCMNEKELVDYALEIINKSKKEQGGDAETVIERDEAESCKNRDEKPQTSSEGTQSPKLTPSPPKKLSNTTNLPETLSDEEDDPLKYVREIFFS